The following coding sequences lie in one Vitis vinifera cultivar Pinot Noir 40024 chromosome 19, ASM3070453v1 genomic window:
- the LOC100261722 gene encoding scarecrow-like protein 18: MLGSFSSSHEEEEDPSDLQYQIPQPSRAFSPPAIQMRQLLISCAELVSQSDFSAARRLLSILSSNSSPFGDSTERLVHQFSAALSLRLSRYATPATSSGAMSASANTAAADSEAFHSTYLSLNQITPFIRFSQLTANQAILEAIEGQRAIHILDFDIMHGVQWPPLMQAIAERCGNLHPPPMIRITGTGEDLGILQRTGDRLLKFAQSLGLKFQFHPLLLRNDPTSVPLYLPSALQLLPDETLAVNCVLYLHRLLKDDSRDLRLFLHKIKAMEPKVVTIAEREANHNHPLFLQRFVEALDHYTAVFDSLEATLPPTSRERLAVERIWFGREIVDIVSAEGDNRRERHERFESWEVMLRSSGFSNVPLSPFALSQAKLLLRLHYPSEGYRLQIINDSFFLGWQNQALFSVSSWH; this comes from the coding sequence ATGCTGGGTTCATTCAGTTCTTcccatgaagaagaagaggaccCATCGGATCTGCAGTATCAGATTCCACAGCCATCACGTGCGTTCTCCCCTCCAGCAATCCAAATGCGGCAATTACTTATAAGTTGCGCCGAGCTTGTCTCCCAATCTGACTTCTCCGCCGCTCGCCGCCTCCTCTCCATCCTCTCCTCCAACTCCTCTCCTTTTGGTGACTCAACGGAGCGCTTGGTCCACCAATTTTCCGCTGCCCTCTCCCTCCGCCTCAGTCGCTATGCCACACCAGCTACTAGTAGTGGAGCCATGTCTGCTAGTGCTAATACTGCTGCTGCAGATTCTGAGGCGTTTCATTCCACGTATCTCTCCCTGAACCAAATAACCCCATTCATCAGGTTCAGTCAGCTCACTGCCAATCAAGCTATTCTGGAAGCCATTGAAGGGCAAAGGGCGATCCACATCCTGGACTTTGACATCATGCACGGGGTGCAATGGCCCCCTCTGATGCAGGCCATAGCTGAGCGTTGTGGCAACCTTCACCCTCCTCCCATGATCCGAATCACTGGAACTGGCGAAGATTTGGGTATACTCCAGAGAACTGGCGACCGCCTTCTGAAATTTGCGCAGTCCCTTGGTCTCAAATTCCAATTCCACCCACTTCTACTCCGCAATGACCCTACATCTGTGCCTCTCTATCTTCCCTCTGCGCTTCAACTACTCCCTGATGAAACTCTTGCAGTGAATTGTGTGCTTTATCTGCACAGGCTCCTCAAGGACGATTCCCGTGATCTACGCCTCTTCCTCCACAAAATCAAGGCCATGGAACCTAAGGTGGTGACCATCGCCGAGAGAGAAGCCAATCATAATCATCCACTTTTCTTGCAGAGATTCGTGGAGGCCTTGGACCACTACACAGCCGTGTTCGATTCTCTCGAGGCGACGCTGCCACCTACCAGTCGGGAGAGGCTGGCCGTTGAGCGAATATGGTTTGGAAGAGAAATCGTAGACATCGTGTCGGCAGAGGGAGACAACAGAAGGGAACGCCACGAGAGGTTCGAGTCGTGGGAGGTGATGCTGAGAAGCTCCGGCTTCTCAAACGTTCCCCTGAGCCCTTTTGCTCTGTCGCAGGCCAAGCTCCTCCTGAGGCTCCATTATCCTTCTGAAGGTTACCGGCTGCAGATTATCAACGATTCTTTCTTCCTAGGTTGGCAAAATCAAGCTCTTTTCTCCGTTTCTTCATGGCACTAA